A region from the Streptomyces sp. 3214.6 genome encodes:
- a CDS encoding nuclear transport factor 2 family protein — MTDESERAVQAAIDGELRLLDPEVRASPALVLELLDPEFTEIGASGRWWDVESILTVTSGGTVSSESPVKVSKMSGTVLAPGIVHLTYFADNQERRAWRSSLWRLTETGWRLYFHQGTLAS; from the coding sequence ATGACGGACGAGAGTGAGCGGGCAGTGCAAGCGGCCATTGATGGGGAGTTGCGGCTTCTGGATCCTGAGGTGCGTGCTTCTCCAGCCCTCGTTTTGGAGCTTCTGGATCCGGAGTTCACCGAGATCGGAGCGTCTGGTCGCTGGTGGGACGTGGAGTCGATCCTCACGGTGACGAGTGGGGGAACAGTGTCCTCGGAGTCGCCGGTCAAGGTCAGCAAGATGTCCGGGACCGTCCTGGCTCCGGGGATCGTTCACCTGACGTACTTCGCCGACAACCAGGAGCGCCGGGCATGGCGGAGCTCCTTGTGGCGCCTGACCGAGACGGGCTGGCGCCTGTACTTTCACCAAGGCACTTTGGCCAGTTGA